Below is a genomic region from Salvelinus fontinalis isolate EN_2023a chromosome 2, ASM2944872v1, whole genome shotgun sequence.
CTGCTAGCAGGCTTCACCTACATGGTGAACATTGTGACTTCAGGGGCCAACACGTTAAATATGACCCCTGTGCTGTGGTTCctgagggaggggggggtctTCATAACGCTGGCCGCCTCCGTCATCAGCCTCCTGGCCATCGCCATTGAGCGCCACGTCACCATGGTGAGGATGAAGCCCTACCAGGGGGCCAAGCGAGGCCGGATGTTTGCCCTGATCGGGGCCAGCTGGGTTCTGTCAGTGTTCCTGGGGGTGCTGCCCGTCCTGGGCTGGAACTGTATGGGCCGTCTGGACCAGTGCTCCACCGTCCTGCCGCTCTTCGCCAAAAGCTACATCCTCTTCTTCATCACCGTGTTCACCGCTGTGCTGCTGGCCATTGTGGTGCTTTATGTGCGCATTTTCCACACTGTCAAGTCCAACACAAAGCACCTGGGCTCTGGCCCGCAGCGCAAAGGCCTGGCCCGCAAGTCCCAGAAGTACATGGCCCTGCTGAAGACTGTCACCATCGTGCTGGGCGTCTTCATCGTCTGCTGGCTgcctctcttcatcctcctcctgctGGACTTCTGCTGCCCGGCACGGAGCTGCCAGGTGCTCTTCAAGGCGGACTACTTCCTGGGCATCGCCATGTTCAACTCTCTCCTCAATCCCATCATCTATACACTGACCAGTAAGGACATGAGGAGGGCCATCCTGAGGCTGCTGTGTCAACGCTGCCTCCTCACCAAGGATGGCCAGGTGAAGAAGATAGGTGTGCCCTTCCTAGAGTGCAGTACCAGTAAGACTGAGGCGCCCTCCCATAGGCTGGAGGGCCTGGAGATCACAGTCTCCTCTGCCAACTTCACCCCTTCCACTATTAAAGCCATCTACCCCAGGATGTCAAAGACATGACTTGTCCATGACGGCCCAATGTGACTCAGCAGTAATAATGGATAATTGTCCAATTACAGTAAGAGCACAGTTCTGGATACCCCCTTGACTGGACCACTCTTCGGCACCATCTTACAGCTGTGAGACTACTACATGTTACGTATGGGTTGTAAATGGAACTACAAGCAAGGAGGAAGTAATACTCTTCCTCTCACCTCAATGGTAG
It encodes:
- the LOC129826060 gene encoding sphingosine 1-phosphate receptor 1-like → MEASHAAYAAVAAPTVVPMTPSAGYLLRMFHEYQSNAVIREHYNYTGKLKENKYKDGLKPEAIAFLLICLLIVLENAVVLLAIWRNKKFHLPMYYLLGSLTLSDLLAGFTYMVNIVTSGANTLNMTPVLWFLREGGVFITLAASVISLLAIAIERHVTMVRMKPYQGAKRGRMFALIGASWVLSVFLGVLPVLGWNCMGRLDQCSTVLPLFAKSYILFFITVFTAVLLAIVVLYVRIFHTVKSNTKHLGSGPQRKGLARKSQKYMALLKTVTIVLGVFIVCWLPLFILLLLDFCCPARSCQVLFKADYFLGIAMFNSLLNPIIYTLTSKDMRRAILRLLCQRCLLTKDGQVKKIGVPFLECSTSKTEAPSHRLEGLEITVSSANFTPSTIKAIYPRMSKT